A window of the Paenibacillus woosongensis genome harbors these coding sequences:
- a CDS encoding ABC transporter substrate-binding protein, producing MKKKFLAMSFSLVLLMGLLSACGGDKAANNGANSAAGEGGNGDSSNPVTINMFTASPEYTDAFNAYIEEYKKVKPNVTINLEIMQADYNTVLKSRIAAGSTPDVFQTTAGGDIDTFAEYSADLTGEPLAAAMTDAVRSNMSSSDGRVLGLPVKGNLFTLIYNKDLLEQAGITEVPATTAELQDAIAKLEAQGITPFANAYKEWWVWKHIFQHFVDAAAQDASMSAKDLVDSFIAGKTTFAEHPVLADNFFEFIDTTIKHGTDKPLERDSNAQVSDFASGKAAFMTGKGAWDEEAIKKINPDIKIGIAGYPVSDKAEQATIITGADQALRINKDSKVVKETVEFFNWLYTSDYGKNWFSSVAKVIPPIKDAPLPDLDMPKQMDEILQVQPSGDLAVNYSLDTFHQKFGELMQAYIGGNQSKEKIIDEIQKAWIQLGSAE from the coding sequence ATGAAGAAGAAATTTTTGGCCATGTCATTCAGTCTGGTGCTGTTGATGGGGCTTCTATCGGCTTGCGGCGGCGACAAGGCAGCCAACAATGGAGCGAACAGCGCGGCAGGGGAAGGCGGAAATGGCGATTCTTCCAACCCGGTAACGATTAATATGTTTACGGCTTCTCCAGAATATACAGATGCATTTAATGCTTATATCGAAGAGTACAAAAAAGTGAAGCCTAACGTAACGATCAACCTCGAAATCATGCAGGCTGACTATAACACGGTTCTTAAGTCCAGAATCGCGGCAGGCAGCACGCCGGACGTATTCCAGACGACAGCCGGCGGAGATATCGATACTTTTGCAGAGTACAGTGCAGATTTGACGGGTGAGCCGCTAGCTGCAGCAATGACGGATGCTGTTCGTTCGAACATGTCTTCCTCCGACGGCAGAGTGCTGGGCCTTCCGGTCAAAGGCAACCTGTTCACCCTGATCTACAACAAGGATCTGCTTGAGCAAGCCGGCATTACGGAAGTGCCTGCAACTACAGCGGAATTGCAAGATGCGATTGCCAAGCTGGAAGCGCAAGGCATCACTCCTTTTGCCAACGCTTATAAAGAGTGGTGGGTATGGAAGCATATCTTCCAGCATTTCGTGGATGCGGCAGCTCAGGATGCCAGCATGAGCGCGAAGGATTTGGTCGACAGCTTCATCGCCGGCAAAACAACGTTCGCGGAGCATCCGGTTCTGGCCGACAACTTCTTCGAGTTCATCGATACGACAATCAAACATGGAACGGACAAGCCGCTTGAGCGCGACAGCAACGCCCAAGTTAGCGACTTTGCTTCCGGCAAAGCAGCGTTCATGACAGGTAAAGGCGCATGGGACGAAGAAGCGATCAAGAAAATCAATCCGGACATCAAAATTGGAATCGCAGGTTATCCTGTAAGCGATAAAGCGGAGCAAGCTACAATTATTACCGGTGCTGATCAAGCTCTGCGCATTAACAAGGATTCTAAAGTCGTTAAAGAAACGGTTGAATTCTTCAACTGGCTGTATACTTCCGATTACGGTAAGAACTGGTTCTCCAGCGTAGCGAAGGTTATCCCTCCAATCAAGGATGCTCCGCTGCCAGACCTGGATATGCCTAAACAAATGGATGAAATACTGCAAGTACAGCCATCTGGAGACTTGGCCGTCAACTACTCGCTGGATACGTTCCATCAAAAATTCGGTGAACTAATGCAGGCATACATTGGCGGAAATCAGTCCAAAGAGAAAATCATCGACGAAATTCAAAAAGCTTGGATCCAACTTGGATCTGCAGAATAA